The Oscillatoria acuminata PCC 6304 genomic interval TAAGCCGCTTGAGCCGATGCCGGTTGACTCGACAGGGCTAAACTGCTGGCGATCGCCCCTGTCCCTAACATCAGCGCACCCAAAATCGATCCCATTTTTTTCAGACGTTCCATTTCCCTACTCCTCTATCCCACTAAAAACAAATACTTCCAATGTTCCGTCGATTCTAGCTCAAGTTGAATCGATGAACCATCACCAAGTCTGTTTCCCTATCCCTTCGGGAATGGCAAAACCCAGAGGAGTCAAGGGTCTGAATCCAGGGTGAACTCCGATTAGGGGATTGCAAAATATAAATCCTCCAAACGTTCAACTGAAAGGAAGGTATGTGTAGGGGCGCAATGCGCAGGCCCCAGGGGGCCTGCGCATTGCGCCCCTACATTGACGGGGCTACTCCGTTGATCTACGAACGAACGTTTTGGAGATTTTATTTTTTGGAGTTCCCTTAACCGGGTTCAAAAATTGGGGTATTTTAACCCCAAACCCGGTTTCTGGTAGATTGCATCCGCAATCGAGGCCCCGGGGAGAAGCAACCCCTTATGGTTGGGAACACAGAGGATAAATTCCCCCTTGAGCACAGATATAAACAATTTGTTTATTATCTAAATTTCGAGCGTTGCTAAAATCAACCCCGCGCAAAAATCCGGCTGTGGCAGGGTCGGGGGATTGGATGAGGCGATCGCCATTTTGGGTATGAGGTTTGAAAAACACGGCCCCTTGGAAATCCGCCCCTTCTACATTTGCCCCTTGAAAATTTACCGAGGTGAGATCGGTTTGCTGGAAGTTGGCATTTTGTAATTGAGCAAAACTCAAATTCGCACCCGCTAGTTTCGTCCCGCTCATGTTGGCATTTTGGAGATTAGATTGGGTGAAATTCCCCCGGCTCAAATCCGCCCCTTGCCAGTCCGATCGCATTAAGTTTGCCTTTGCCAGGGTCGCGTCGGTTGCCACCACCCGGGGGAACCGAGCACCGATGGCGAGAATGCCGGTTAAGTTCGCTTGGACTAACTGAGCACCAACCAAGGTGGCATTGGTGAGGTCCGCTTCTCGCAAATCTGCCCCGATCGCCTGGACACTGCTGAGATTGGCCCCGGTGAGTTGAGCATTAGAGAGGTTCGCCCGGTCCAGTTTGGCGCGACTGAGATTGCTATAGGCAAGCAGAACATGACTTAAAAATGCCCCGGTAAAGTCGGCATCGGTGAGGATGCTGGCGGTAAAGTCGGCTTTTTGGTCATCCAAACTTCCGAAACGGCGATCGGGTCCGGGACTGGAAAATTGACTGCTTTTAAAACTGGCATGGCTTAAAATAGCGCCCCGAAATCTAATCCCGGATAAGTCAGTTTTTTCTAACACCAAGGTGAAGGGGGCCGCTTCTGTGGTGACTTGGCCCAAATGAGTGCGGCTCAGATCTAAAGAGTCGAACTCAGTGCTATAAAGTTGGAGGAGTTTGGCGATCGCCCGTTGGGTAGCTTGGAGTCGCAATTGCACTACTTCCAACTGCTCCTCATTGGTGCTATAACGCAGGGAATCCAGGTCTGTGCGGGTGGATTGGTTTAATTTTTGCAAATAGGGGAGCGATCGCCCGCCACTGCTGACTAAGGCTTGTTGGAGGACATCCAGTTGAGCCGCGTCCGTTTCCAGGGCCAGCATATCCGCTAAAATTTGATACTGGGCCTCGGGATTATCTAAACTGGCTAATCCCAGAATCGCACCTTGACGCTCATCCGGTGCAAATTGCTGGACCCAAGTGAGAAACTTTTCCTGATCCCGCGCCGCCTGAGTGCGGGCATTTTCTTGAGATTGGATATAAAGTTGAGTCGTGACGAAGGTTCCCAAAATTGCACCTAGACCCACGGCCAATGCTAGGACTATTTTGGCGCTACTTTGAAGACGAATTCTATTCCACCACTGATCGAGTCCGGGTTGTGATTCTGGCATCCGTTCCAGGGGGCCGCCTGCCTCGAATTGAATCCCCACCTGTTTTGAGTTGCTGCTGTTCATTTTTTTACTAGGTCCCGAAACGCTGTGTCGGCTACTGCGGACCCACGTTCCGGCGAGGCGATCGTGCAGGGTGCGGCACTTGGGATCAAAGTAACTCCAGAGTCCATCCAAGGCGACCATCAAGGCCGTTGTTACTCCTAAAATTACTAAGTCCGGTACTGCGCCTGTGATCAGCCAGATCAGATAGGCGCTGGTGAGGGTGACTCCCCAACGGCCTACTGCCTCTCGCAACAGTGCACGCCCAAAACCGGGCGCTTTTCCCGAATCCGTCACCACCTGGAGGCGCAACCAGCGCTTCGGTAAAGTCTGACCCGTGAGTCCGAGTAGATATAGTTGCCAAATACTGACGCTTAAGGCGGCGATCGGGCCAATTGTCCAGAGGAAATTGACGAGGGGAGGGACTAGACGGGTGCAGCGACGTCCTCGGGGATGGGGACAAGTGGGGGGCAGGGCCAGGGTCCGGGCGATCGCACCTTCCAGGGTCACCAGAACGGGATTCAGGGGGACAGGTTGCACATTCAGATACCGGGTGGCGTGCCATCCCAAAGACAGGGGAACTAGGGCGCTAAGGGTAATCAGCGCCAGTTCTACTGTACTCGCGGCCAACCGCCGGGGAAAGAGGGTCACGGGGTTGACTTTCCCCTGAGTTGGGGGTTTGCTTTTTTTAGTCGATTGGACCTTGGGTACAGTTCGCTTCGGGCCTTTAGATTTCCCAGTCACTCTTATTTATTTATTGATTTGGGTTGGAGGATTTGGACGCTAAAAATAATTTATATCCGACAAACCCTAACACCCCAACGGCGGCCAAGGTAAAGGCTAACCGAAGCAAATTTAAGACGGTACTCACGGCAGACAAGGCAAAAACTCCCCCCACGGCGATCGCCACCACTTTCCCTCTATCGGGCAATCCTTGATACCACAGGGTTAACTGTTGGTAAACCGATTTTAAGGAGGGGGTGTCAGGGGTCGAGGTTTGCAAGGGTTGCGGGTGGTGGATTTGCGCCTCTAAATCTTGGAGTTGGCGCTCTAATTTTTGGCGTTCTTGAGGATTCATGAGTTTTTGCTGATTCGAGGAGGATGCGATTGGACTCCAGTCCCCCATGAGACTGGGGAAGCTGCTCCTGTGATTGTAGCGAACCTCGGTGTGATCATGGGCTTTTAATGAGATGACTCTGAAAAATCGGAGAGGATTAATGGGTTTTGCCAACCCTCATGATGAAGAAATTTAGGAGCAATTTTTGCAAAAACAGGTACATTTAACCCCTATAAATCCGTACTTTGGCGGATTTCTTTCTCAAGGGTTAACAGTAGGATTAAAGGAGATTGAGAAATGTGCATGGCGAACCCCCAAAGATTTGGGGGTTTTTTATTGAGGTCAATTCGCCCAGTTAGGCCATAACCACCCAGGAGTAAGGGTTGGTTTTGTTGGTGCAACGCGATCGCCACTACGGATGCTCAAGCGCGAGGATTGCAGCGAGCAAGCTGACCCAGAAGTGAGAGGTTTATCACATTATTGACAGCATTGAGCAAGATACTCTCACTCTTTATAGCTTCTGTACCCCATCAGGACTAGCCCTGTCAAAATGTATTGATTTGTAGGGGCGTATTGCATACGCCCTGAATTGGGCGCAAGCATTTACTCCGACAAGAAACAAAAACTCGCACGCTTTTAGGATGTCGGTTGTTGCTCTAAATAGGACTCAAAGCGCGATCGCAATTGTTCTAAGGTTAATTTCTGGGTCCAATATTCGACTAAGGCATGACCAAAGGCCCAGGCATTGCGATCGCTGGTTCCCCGATTATCTCGCAGCAAGGGCCACAGGGAGAGCAAATCAAACTGAAAGGGTTTAGCGTCGATATTCAACAAATTAAATAAGTCATAGGCCATTTGCAGTTTACCAATTACCATCGGTAACTGTTCCACCGGGATTTGTTCCGCTAAGGCGTAAGCGAGGGTCGGGGACCCGGTGGAAAGGGTGGAAATGAACTGGAGGACGGGAGTCTTGAGTAAGGAGGTTACGCCTTGGGTAGTTGCCATCTGGAAGGTATAGCGGTCAATAATTTTAGCAGAAGTCACAATCCGGGATTCGCGATCGCGCAAAAATCGGGCAAGGCGCTGTTGTTTCGCCGGGTCGATCGCCTCAATCAGTGCGACTGCCAAGGTATCAGTATTCCAAGCAACTCGCCCTTGTTGTGAGTCTTGGGTGACAATGGGTAAAATGCGATCGCAATATTCTCCCAATTGTTCAGTGCGATACTGAGTGGCTTCCCGAATCGATTTTTCCTTGGGTTTATCCCCCCAAACCCAATCATAAGGGGGATTCCACTCCCGAATCGGACGCAAGCGATCGACTTGAGTCACAATGGCGATCGCCGGTAAATCTGACACCTCTGCCTTGATTTCTTTGAGAAAATCTACATCCATTTGCAGGGCCGGATCCAAAGCAGGAGTCACTAACAATAATAAATCAGCAGTTGTGCCATAGTCGAGGACCATCTGACGCAAATCGGCGCGTTTTGCTTGTTCATATCCCGGGGTATCCCATAAAATCAAGGTCTCCCCGCCCTCACTCTGCCAATGATAATTAGAGATTAGGTCCGTACTCGGCAACAAATCGACTTCGGCGCGATCGCTATCAAACAATGTATTAATCAGACTACTTTTTCCCGCCCCTGTACGCCCGACCAACAATATATTAACGGGTTTTTGTGCAATATTTTCCACAGGTTCTGTTTGAGAGATAATCTCTCGCAGGGTTTGGGTTTTGGCCTTCGGTAAAGCAGGAATAGACATCGGTGCAGCCGTCTCGGGTAATATCCGATTTCCATACAAAGTAGCCGCTTGCCGACTTAAATTCCGTAATGCGGCCTCTCGCAATAGTTGTCCCAAATTCACTAACAATTCTTGAGTTGCCCGATTGCTAGAACCCTGGGATGCCAATCTAGCAGCCGCTACAGCCGGATTCACAAACCATTGTACCCAGTTCCAAACTTGGAACAGCTTCCGCGCCGAAGGTTCCAATTTTCGATACATTTCATAGGCTTGAAAGGCTTGTCCTACGGTGACTTGATTCAATGCCGGTGAGAGTTGTTGCATCCATCGGTCCAGATCATCCACAGTGCCTCGAATCAGTCCATAGGCTTGGGGAATGTAAATATTAAGCAGGGGATATTTGACTTCAGGATTATAAATTAAGGCAATGGCGGTGACGACTTCCTGACATCGGTTCCCAAAGGTTTGTAAATCCTCCCAAATCGGCGCATCATTCCGAGAGGTTTCTAATATCTTTTGTAAAGCAATTTCGGCTTTTTGAGTCGCTTCATCAGCGGTGGGTCCGGTGTTTTGTTGTTTAGACTCTTCGATGTCCTGATTCACCTGGGCGATCGCCGCTTCCATTTCCGCCATCATCGGTTGAGTCCACTGCACTAATAGCCACCGCCACCCGACTAAAACCAGGGTAAAGATTGCCCAAATCCAGTTCAGATTCCATTCATGAATTTGGGTTCCTGCTGCCACCAGCAAAAAGCTAACAATCGCGGCGATCGGCAGGGCTAAAACCACCCATTGCCAAGTTTTTAATCGAACCATTGATCTATGCCTCCTGAAATAAATTGGGTTTTCTAAATTGATATAGAGTGAACAGTGCATCCAGTCCTCCCCACAATTTTAGACTAAACCCAATAAAAACCCACAGGCTGA includes:
- a CDS encoding pentapeptide repeat-containing protein — its product is MTLFPRRLAASTVELALITLSALVPLSLGWHATRYLNVQPVPLNPVLVTLEGAIARTLALPPTCPHPRGRRCTRLVPPLVNFLWTIGPIAALSVSIWQLYLLGLTGQTLPKRWLRLQVVTDSGKAPGFGRALLREAVGRWGVTLTSAYLIWLITGAVPDLVILGVTTALMVALDGLWSYFDPKCRTLHDRLAGTWVRSSRHSVSGPSKKMNSSNSKQVGIQFEAGGPLERMPESQPGLDQWWNRIRLQSSAKIVLALAVGLGAILGTFVTTQLYIQSQENARTQAARDQEKFLTWVQQFAPDERQGAILGLASLDNPEAQYQILADMLALETDAAQLDVLQQALVSSGGRSLPYLQKLNQSTRTDLDSLRYSTNEEQLEVVQLRLQATQRAIAKLLQLYSTEFDSLDLSRTHLGQVTTEAAPFTLVLEKTDLSGIRFRGAILSHASFKSSQFSSPGPDRRFGSLDDQKADFTASILTDADFTGAFLSHVLLAYSNLSRAKLDRANLSNAQLTGANLSSVQAIGADLREADLTNATLVGAQLVQANLTGILAIGARFPRVVATDATLAKANLMRSDWQGADLSRGNFTQSNLQNANMSGTKLAGANLSFAQLQNANFQQTDLTSVNFQGANVEGADFQGAVFFKPHTQNGDRLIQSPDPATAGFLRGVDFSNARNLDNKQIVYICAQGGIYPLCSQP
- a CDS encoding GTPase family protein → MVRLKTWQWVVLALPIAAIVSFLLVAAGTQIHEWNLNWIWAIFTLVLVGWRWLLVQWTQPMMAEMEAAIAQVNQDIEESKQQNTGPTADEATQKAEIALQKILETSRNDAPIWEDLQTFGNRCQEVVTAIALIYNPEVKYPLLNIYIPQAYGLIRGTVDDLDRWMQQLSPALNQVTVGQAFQAYEMYRKLEPSARKLFQVWNWVQWFVNPAVAAARLASQGSSNRATQELLVNLGQLLREAALRNLSRQAATLYGNRILPETAAPMSIPALPKAKTQTLREIISQTEPVENIAQKPVNILLVGRTGAGKSSLINTLFDSDRAEVDLLPSTDLISNYHWQSEGGETLILWDTPGYEQAKRADLRQMVLDYGTTADLLLLVTPALDPALQMDVDFLKEIKAEVSDLPAIAIVTQVDRLRPIREWNPPYDWVWGDKPKEKSIREATQYRTEQLGEYCDRILPIVTQDSQQGRVAWNTDTLAVALIEAIDPAKQQRLARFLRDRESRIVTSAKIIDRYTFQMATTQGVTSLLKTPVLQFISTLSTGSPTLAYALAEQIPVEQLPMVIGKLQMAYDLFNLLNIDAKPFQFDLLSLWPLLRDNRGTSDRNAWAFGHALVEYWTQKLTLEQLRSRFESYLEQQPTS